Proteins from a genomic interval of Panthera tigris isolate Pti1 chromosome A2, P.tigris_Pti1_mat1.1, whole genome shotgun sequence:
- the EEF2 gene encoding elongation factor 2 translates to MVNFTVDQIRAIMDKKANIRNMSVIAHVDHGKSTLTDSLVCKAGIIASARAGETRFTDTRKDEQERCITIKSTAISLFYELSENDLNFIKQSKDGSGFLINLIDSPGHVDFSSEVTAALRVTDGALVVVDCVSGVCVQTETVLRQAIAERIKPVLMMNKMDRALLELQLEPEELYQTFQRIVENVNVIISTYGEGESGPMGNIMIDPVLGTVGFGSGLHGWAFTLKQFAEMYVAKFAAKGEGQLGPAERAKKVEDMMKKLWGDRYFDPANGKFSKSATSPDGKKLPRTFCQLILDPIFKVFVAIMNFKKEETAKLIEKLDIKLDSEDKDKEGKPLLKAVMRRWLPAGDALLQMITIHLPSPVTAQKYRCELLYEGPPDDEAAMGIKSCDPKGPLMMYISKMVPTSDKGRFYAFGRVFSGLVSTGLKVRIMGPNYTPGKKEDLYLKPIQRTILMMGRYVEPIEDVPCGNIVGLVGVDQFLVKTGTITTFEHAHNMRVMKFSVSPVVRVAVEAKNPADLPKLVEGLKRLAKSDPMVQCIIEESGEHIIAGAGELHLEICLKDLEEDHACIPIKKSDPVVSYRETVSEESNVLCLSKSPNKHNRLYMKARPFPDGLAEDIDKGEVSARQELKQRARYLAEKYEWDVAEARKIWCFGPDGTGPNVLTDITKGVQYLNEIKDSVVAGFQWATKEGALCEENMRGVRFDVHDVTLHADAIHRGGGQIIPTARRCLYASVLTAQPRLMEPIYLVEIQCPEQVVGGIYGVLNRKRGHVFEESQVAGTPMFVVKAYLPVNESFGFTADLRSNTGGQAFPQCVFDHWQILPGDPFDNTSRPSQVVAETRKRKGLKEGIPALDNFLDKL, encoded by the exons ATG gtgaaCTTCACAGTAGATCAGATCCGGGCCATCATGGACAAGAAGGCCAACATCCGAAACATGTCCGTCATCGCCCACGTGGACCACGGCAAGTCCACGCTGACGGACTCGCTGGTGTGCAAGGCTGGTATCATCGCCTCCGCCCGCGCCGGGGAGACCCGCTTCACCGACACCCGGAAGGACGAGCAGGAGCGATGCATCACCATTAAGTCAAC GGCTATCTCCCTTTTCTATGAGCTTTCGGAGAACGACTTGAACTTTATCAAGCAGAGCAAGGACGGCTCCGGCTTTCTCATCAACCTCATCGACTCACCTGGGCACGTAGACTTCTCCTCGGAGGTGACCGCCGCCCTCCGTGTCACCGACGGTGCCTTGGTGGTGGTGGACTGTGTGTCTG GCGTGTGTGTGCAGACGGAGACGGTGCTGCGGCAGGCCATTGCCGAGCGCATCAAGCCGGTGCTGATGATGAACAAGATGGACCGCGCCCTGCTCGAGCTGCAGCTGGAGCCCGAGGAGCTCTACCAGACCTTCCAGCGCATCGTGGAGAACGTCAACGTCATCATCTCCACCTACGGGGAGGGCGAGAGCGGCCCCATGGGCAACATCATG ATCGACCCTGTACTTGGGACTGTGGGCTTTGGGTCGGGACTCCACGGTTGGGCCTTCACCCTGAAGCAGTTTGCAGAGATGTACGTGGCCAAGTTTGCCGCCAAGGGCGAGGGCCAGCTGGGGCCTGCTGAGCGGGCCAAGAAAGTGGAGGACATGATGAAGAAGCTGTGGGGTGACCG GTATTTTGATCCAGCCAACGGCAAGTTCAGCAAGTCCGCCACCAGTCCTGATGGCAAGAAGCTGCCACGGACGTTCTGCCAGCTCATCTTGGACCCTATCTTTAAG GTATTCGTCGCGATCATGAATTTCAAGAAGGAGGAGACTGCAAAGCTGATTGAAAAGCTGGACATCAAGTTGGACAgcgaagacaaagacaaagaaggcaAACCGCTTTTGAAG GCCGTGATGCGCCGCTGGCTACCTGCTGGGGACGCCCTGCTGCAGATGATCACCATCCACCTGCCTTCCCCCGTGACGGCCCAGAAGTACCGCTGCGAGCTCCTGTACGAGGGGCCCCCGGACGACGAGGCAGCCATGG GCATCAAAAGCTGTGACCCCAAAGGCCCCCTGATGATGTACATTTCCAAGATGGTGCCGACCTCCGACAAAGGTCGATTCTACGCCTTCGGCCGCGTATTCTCGGGGCTGGTGTCCACTGGCCTAAAGGTCAGGATCATGGGACCCAACTACACACCTGGGAAGAAGGAGGACCTGTACCTGAAGCCCATCCAGAG AACAATCCTGATGATGGGCCGTTACGTGGAGCCCATCGAAGACGTGCCTTGTGGGAACATCGTGGGCCTGGTGGGCGTGGACCAGTTCCTGGTGAAGACTGGCACCATCACCACCTTCGAGCATGCCCACAACATGCGGGTGATGAAGTTCAGCGTGAGCCCCGTTGTCCGGGTCGCCGTGGAGGCCAAGAATCCGGCCGACCTGCCAAAGCTAGTGGAGGGCTTGAAACGCCTGGCCAAGTCGGACCCCATGGTGCAG TGCATCATCGAGGAGTCAGGGGAGCACATCATCGCGGGGGCTGGCGAGCTGCACCTAGAGATCTGTCTGAAGGACCTGGAGGAGGACCACGCGTGCATTCCCATCAAG AAATCCGACCCTGTGGTGTCCTATCGGGAGACGGTCAGCGAGGAGTCGAACGTGCTCTGCCTGTCCAAGTCCCCGAACAAGCACAACCGGCTGTACATGAAGGCGCGGCCTTTCCCCGACGGCCTGGCCGAGGACATTGACAAGGGCGAGGTGTCCGCCCGCCAGGAGCTCAAGCAGCGGGCCCGCTATCTGGCCGAGAAGTACGAGTGGGACGTGGCAGAGGCCCGCAAGATCTGGTGCTTTGGGCCCGACGGCACCGGCCCCAACGTCCTCACCGACATCACCAAGGGTGTGCAGTACCTCAACGAGATCAAGGACAGCGTGGTAGCTGGCTTCCAGTGGGCCACCAAAGAG GGAGCCCTGTGCGAGGAGAACATGCGGGGCGTGCGCTTCGACGTCCACGACGTGACCTTGCACGCGGACGCCATCCACCGCGGCGGCGGCCAGATCATCCCCACTGCCCGGCGCTGTCTCTATGCCAGTGTGTTGACCGCCCAGCCCCGTCTCATGGAGCCGATCTACCTTGTGGAGATTCAG TGTCCAGAGCAAGTGGTTGGTGGCATCTATGGTGTGCTGAACAGAAAGCGGGGTCACGTCTTCGAGGAGTCCCAGGTGGCCGGCACCCCCATGTTTGTCGTGAAGGCCTACCTGCCTGTGAACGAGTCCTTCG GCTTCACTGCTGACCTGAGGTCCAACACCGGTGGCCAGGCCTTCCCCCAGTGCGTCTTCGACCACTGGCAGATCCTGCCCGGGGATCCCTTCGACAACACCAGCCGCCCCAGCCAGGTGGTAGCCGAAACACGCAAGCGCAAGGGCCTGAAGGAAGGCATCCCAGCCCTGGACAACTTCCTGGACAAGTTGTAG